In the Streptomyces sp. cg36 genome, one interval contains:
- a CDS encoding HNH endonuclease, whose protein sequence is MGTFPTDGVDVDHVRPLSLGGEDVDSNVQVLCHGCHQLKTSTEFGAARAA, encoded by the coding sequence ATGGGGACGTTCCCCACGGACGGCGTGGACGTCGACCATGTGCGCCCGCTGTCCCTCGGCGGCGAGGACGTAGACAGCAACGTTCAGGTGCTGTGCCACGGGTGCCACCAGCTCAAGACGAGTACGGAGTTCGGGGCCGCTCGTGCTGCATGA
- a CDS encoding glucose PTS transporter subunit EIIB, giving the protein MASKAEKIVAGLGGIENIEEVEGCITRLRTEVIDPSKVDEAALKAAGAHGVVKMGTAIQVVIGTDADPIAADIEDMM; this is encoded by the coding sequence ATGGCCAGCAAGGCTGAGAAGATCGTCGCCGGGCTCGGCGGTATCGAGAACATCGAAGAGGTCGAGGGCTGCATCACCCGCCTCCGCACCGAGGTCATCGACCCGAGCAAGGTGGACGAGGCCGCGCTGAAGGCCGCGGGCGCGCATGGCGTCGTGAAGATGGGCACCGCGATCCAGGTCGTCATCGGTACGGACGCCGATCCGATCGCGGCGGACATCGAAGACATGATGTAA
- a CDS encoding MBL fold metallo-hydrolase — protein sequence MKLTVVGCSGSFPSAESACSSYLVEADGFRLLLDMGNGALGELQRHIGLYDLDAIFLSHLHADHCIDMCGYFVARYYRHEGGRCAPMPVYAPEGAEQRLTTAYADTPSSSSMSEVFDFHTLKSGSFDIGPFSVRTERVCHPVEAYGIRVEHGGATLTYSGDTGVCEALHELAEGADLFLCEASFTHGKEDIPALHLNGREAGEHAARAGAGRLVLTHIPPWTDGEVNLADARTAYSGPVELAAPGAVYEV from the coding sequence ATGAAGCTCACCGTCGTCGGCTGCTCCGGGTCGTTCCCGTCCGCGGAATCGGCCTGTTCGAGCTACCTCGTCGAGGCCGACGGCTTCCGGCTGCTCCTCGACATGGGCAACGGCGCCCTGGGCGAGCTGCAGCGCCACATCGGTCTCTACGACCTCGACGCGATCTTCCTCAGCCACCTCCACGCCGACCACTGCATCGACATGTGCGGCTACTTCGTGGCCCGCTACTACCGCCACGAGGGCGGTCGCTGCGCCCCCATGCCGGTGTACGCGCCGGAGGGCGCCGAGCAGCGGCTCACCACCGCGTACGCCGACACGCCCTCCAGCTCCTCGATGAGCGAGGTGTTCGACTTCCACACCCTGAAGTCCGGCTCGTTCGACATCGGCCCCTTCTCGGTCCGCACCGAACGGGTCTGCCACCCCGTCGAGGCGTACGGCATCCGCGTCGAGCACGGCGGCGCCACCCTCACGTACTCGGGCGACACCGGCGTCTGCGAGGCCCTGCACGAGCTCGCCGAGGGCGCCGACCTGTTCCTGTGCGAGGCGTCCTTCACACACGGCAAGGAGGACATCCCGGCCCTGCACCTCAACGGCCGCGAGGCGGGCGAGCACGCCGCCCGCGCCGGGGCGGGCCGGCTGGTGCTGACCCACATCCCGCCGTGGACCGACGGCGAGGTCAACCTGGCGGACGCCCGCACGGCCTACTCCGGCCCGGTGGAGCTGGCGGCCCCGGGCGCGGTGTACGAGGTCTGA
- a CDS encoding major capsid protein has protein sequence MSLTLAESAKLSLDQLQRGVIETFVQESPILDRLPLIQVAGNAYRYNEESTLPGVSFRSVNEAYPESTGTLNQRIETLAILGGDADVDKFIAQTRGNLNDQRAVQVMMKVKAASIHFSDQFFNGDVAVDPKGFDGLRKRLFGGQVLDAKGVGPVVNGHDFFDALDALVAQVRGISGSNGALYMNAALRAKIESGFRRLGGAELLSAEIAGKRAPVWKGIPLLDAGQKLDGTDVLPMTAGTGGKQTGDIYAVRFGSTEADSGVTGLTNGGVQTTDLGESHDKPVYRTRIDFYCGLALFGGKAAARLTNVLAS, from the coding sequence GTGTCTTTGACTCTTGCCGAATCCGCGAAACTCTCGCTTGATCAGCTCCAGCGTGGCGTGATTGAGACGTTCGTTCAGGAATCTCCCATCCTGGATCGGCTCCCGCTCATACAGGTGGCGGGCAACGCCTACCGGTACAACGAGGAATCCACCCTTCCCGGAGTTTCCTTCCGGAGTGTGAACGAGGCGTACCCGGAAAGCACTGGAACGCTGAACCAGCGGATCGAAACGCTCGCCATCCTCGGCGGCGACGCCGATGTGGACAAGTTCATCGCGCAGACCCGGGGCAACCTGAACGACCAGCGAGCCGTTCAGGTCATGATGAAGGTCAAGGCTGCATCGATTCACTTCTCGGACCAGTTCTTCAACGGCGATGTGGCAGTGGACCCGAAGGGGTTCGACGGCCTGCGCAAGCGACTGTTCGGGGGGCAGGTCCTGGACGCGAAGGGTGTCGGGCCGGTCGTCAACGGTCATGACTTCTTTGATGCGTTGGACGCGCTGGTCGCTCAGGTGCGTGGCATCAGCGGTTCGAACGGAGCGCTCTACATGAACGCTGCGCTCCGGGCGAAGATCGAGTCCGGGTTCCGGCGGCTCGGCGGTGCCGAACTTCTCTCGGCCGAGATCGCCGGGAAGCGCGCCCCGGTCTGGAAGGGCATCCCGCTTCTGGATGCCGGGCAGAAGCTGGACGGCACCGACGTACTCCCGATGACTGCCGGGACTGGCGGCAAGCAGACCGGCGACATCTACGCCGTACGCTTCGGGTCCACCGAAGCAGACTCCGGGGTCACCGGCCTGACCAACGGCGGCGTCCAGACCACCGACCTGGGCGAGTCCCACGACAAGCCCGTCTACCGCACCCGCATCGACTTCTACTGCGGCCTCGCCCTCTTCGGCGGCAAGGCCGCCGCACGGCTGACCAACGTCCTCGCCAGCTGA
- a CDS encoding helix-turn-helix domain-containing protein — protein sequence MAVSASSSAQQARQALADRLAELCRDAGFTKLDLAVRCGWSRSKSSRIMNGRTPPSADDIRAWCRACGAEEQTEDLIAMLRTAEGMWVGWRRMERAGLKRAQEARLPLYQRTRRFRSYSSWLVPGMIQTQPYTTAALQAIQRRRGLVDDVAEAVAARMERQRVLHEGDRRFAFLVEESVLRAGIGGAEVMLGQLGHLVSVAALPNVSLGVVPMTSDRERWPAEGFWIYDSAQVNVELISGYLTITQPSEVAMYAETFAELAALAVYGAPARALITSAMRALG from the coding sequence GTGGCTGTCTCTGCCTCTTCCAGTGCCCAGCAAGCCAGGCAAGCTCTTGCGGATCGGCTTGCGGAGCTTTGCCGGGATGCCGGGTTTACCAAGCTTGACCTGGCCGTGCGTTGCGGGTGGAGCCGGTCCAAGTCGTCCCGGATCATGAACGGTCGTACGCCCCCGTCTGCCGACGACATCCGGGCGTGGTGTCGGGCGTGCGGTGCGGAGGAGCAGACGGAAGACCTGATTGCCATGCTCCGGACCGCCGAGGGCATGTGGGTCGGGTGGCGCCGCATGGAACGGGCCGGACTCAAGCGGGCGCAGGAAGCACGCTTGCCGCTGTACCAGCGAACCCGCCGATTCCGGTCTTACTCATCGTGGCTTGTGCCCGGCATGATCCAGACGCAGCCCTACACGACCGCAGCGCTGCAAGCGATCCAGCGACGGCGTGGCCTGGTGGACGACGTGGCCGAAGCCGTGGCCGCCCGCATGGAGCGTCAGCGGGTCCTACACGAGGGGGATCGGCGGTTCGCGTTCCTCGTTGAGGAATCAGTGTTGCGTGCTGGGATCGGCGGCGCCGAGGTCATGCTGGGCCAGCTTGGTCACCTGGTCTCGGTTGCCGCGCTTCCCAACGTCAGTCTGGGGGTTGTGCCCATGACTTCAGATCGGGAGCGCTGGCCGGCTGAGGGATTCTGGATCTACGACTCGGCACAGGTCAACGTCGAGCTGATCTCCGGGTACCTCACGATCACGCAGCCCAGCGAGGTAGCCATGTATGCCGAAACGTTCGCGGAACTGGCGGCGCTGGCCGTCTACGGCGCCCCTGCTCGTGCGCTG
- a CDS encoding DUF6879 family protein, protein MATAVRERLAKAQRSAMHLELRDSYMRDDPEFIRWQAGHRYDPADRESWWRSWLDVVAETTARGVVMRRLRVVSEPLSDYVRYEYDGTFTNVAAGEDVRWLPRSRARGLLLPVLDGWVMDENTVILHHFSGEGQWTDPRMEVRDDPALAAQYVKAYEAAWERATPHAEYRPG, encoded by the coding sequence GTGGCAACAGCGGTACGTGAACGGCTCGCAAAAGCGCAGCGCTCAGCGATGCACCTGGAATTGCGGGACAGCTACATGCGGGACGACCCGGAGTTCATCCGCTGGCAGGCGGGACACCGGTACGATCCAGCCGACCGCGAGTCGTGGTGGCGGTCGTGGCTGGACGTGGTGGCCGAGACGACGGCGCGGGGCGTGGTCATGCGGCGGCTGCGCGTCGTCTCCGAGCCACTGAGCGACTACGTGAGATATGAGTACGACGGCACGTTCACTAACGTGGCTGCGGGCGAGGACGTGCGATGGCTGCCCCGCTCGCGGGCTCGTGGCCTCTTGCTCCCCGTGCTGGATGGCTGGGTCATGGATGAGAACACCGTGATCCTGCACCACTTCAGCGGAGAAGGGCAGTGGACCGACCCGCGCATGGAGGTCCGCGACGATCCTGCATTGGCTGCGCAGTATGTGAAGGCGTACGAGGCGGCATGGGAGCGTGCGACCCCCCACGCGGAGTATCGGCCGGGCTGA
- a CDS encoding PTS transporter subunit EIIC, translating to MSSDSAAVDRPKWWNNAFQNLQKMGRSLQLPIAVLPAAGILNRFGQPDVFGKDGLGWNDVAKVMAGAGGALLDANIGLPLLFCVGVAIGMAKKADGSTALAAVTGFLVYYNVLHQFPKDCAAGAKAIAVGCQANDGTVAALTYQNPGVFGGIVMGLLAAWFWQRYHRVKLVDWLGFFNGRRLVPIIMSFVAIAVAAICLWVWPPIGDGLENFSDWLVGLGAWGAGIFGVANRALLVIGLHQFLNVPIWFQFGSYTKPDGSVVHGDITMFLAGDPHAGQFTTGFFPIMMFALPAAALAMTHCAKPHRRKQVGGLMLSVGLTSFVTGITEPIEYSFLFIAPLLYAIHAVLTGVSMAVTWALGVKDGFSFSAGLIDYAINWNLATKPWLIIPIGLVFAAVYYAIFRFAIIKFNLPTPGREPEELEEEIERDNTKA from the coding sequence ATGAGCTCCGACAGCGCGGCAGTGGACCGGCCGAAGTGGTGGAACAACGCGTTCCAGAACCTCCAGAAGATGGGCCGCAGCCTGCAGCTCCCCATCGCCGTACTGCCCGCCGCAGGCATCCTCAACCGGTTCGGCCAACCGGACGTGTTCGGCAAGGACGGGCTCGGCTGGAACGACGTCGCCAAGGTGATGGCCGGCGCGGGCGGCGCGCTGCTCGACGCCAACATCGGGCTGCCGCTGCTGTTCTGCGTCGGCGTCGCCATCGGCATGGCCAAGAAGGCGGACGGCTCCACCGCGCTCGCCGCCGTGACCGGATTCCTCGTCTACTACAACGTGCTGCACCAGTTCCCCAAGGACTGCGCGGCCGGCGCCAAGGCGATCGCGGTGGGCTGCCAGGCGAACGACGGAACGGTGGCGGCCCTCACGTACCAGAACCCCGGAGTCTTCGGCGGCATCGTGATGGGGCTGCTCGCCGCCTGGTTCTGGCAGCGCTACCACCGGGTCAAGCTGGTGGACTGGCTGGGGTTCTTCAACGGGCGGCGGCTCGTCCCGATCATCATGTCGTTCGTCGCGATCGCCGTCGCCGCGATCTGCCTGTGGGTCTGGCCGCCGATCGGCGACGGCCTGGAGAACTTCAGCGACTGGCTGGTGGGCCTGGGCGCCTGGGGCGCGGGCATCTTCGGCGTCGCCAACCGCGCGCTGCTGGTGATCGGCCTGCACCAGTTCCTGAACGTGCCCATCTGGTTCCAGTTCGGCAGCTACACCAAGCCGGACGGGTCGGTGGTCCACGGCGACATCACCATGTTCCTGGCGGGCGACCCGCACGCGGGCCAGTTCACCACCGGGTTCTTCCCCATCATGATGTTCGCGCTGCCGGCCGCGGCGCTCGCGATGACCCACTGCGCCAAGCCGCACCGGCGCAAGCAGGTCGGCGGCCTGATGCTCTCGGTCGGCCTGACCTCGTTCGTCACCGGCATCACCGAGCCGATCGAGTACTCGTTCCTCTTCATCGCCCCGCTGCTGTACGCGATCCACGCGGTGCTGACGGGTGTGTCGATGGCGGTGACCTGGGCGCTGGGCGTGAAGGACGGCTTCAGTTTCTCGGCGGGCCTGATCGACTACGCCATCAACTGGAACCTGGCGACGAAGCCGTGGCTGATCATTCCGATCGGCCTGGTCTTCGCTGCCGTCTACTACGCGATCTTCCGTTTCGCGATCATCAAGTTCAATCTCCCGACTCCCGGGCGCGAGCCGGAGGAGTTGGAGGAGGAGATCGAACGGGACAACACGAAGGCGTGA
- the rph gene encoding ribonuclease PH, whose product MSRIDGRTPDQLRPITIERGWSKHAEGSVLISFGDTKVFCTASVTEGVPRWRKGSGEGWVTAEYSMLPRSTNTRGDRESVRGKIGGRTHEISRLIGRSLRAVIDYKALGENTIVLDCDVLQADGGTRTAAITGAYVALADAVSWAQTKKLVKANRQPLTGTVAAVSVGIVDGAPLLDLCYEEDVRAETDMNVVCTGDGRFVEVQGTAEAEPFDRKELNALLDLATGGCADLAALQVEALGRTLGE is encoded by the coding sequence ATGTCTCGTATCGACGGCCGCACCCCCGACCAGCTCCGCCCCATCACCATCGAACGCGGATGGAGCAAGCACGCCGAGGGCTCCGTCCTCATCTCCTTCGGCGACACCAAAGTCTTCTGCACGGCCTCCGTCACCGAGGGCGTCCCCCGCTGGCGCAAGGGCAGCGGCGAGGGCTGGGTGACCGCCGAGTACTCGATGCTCCCGCGCTCCACCAACACCCGCGGCGACCGCGAATCCGTCCGCGGCAAGATCGGTGGCCGCACCCACGAGATCTCCCGCCTGATCGGCCGCAGCCTGCGCGCCGTCATCGACTACAAGGCGCTCGGCGAGAACACCATCGTCCTGGACTGCGACGTCCTCCAGGCCGACGGCGGCACCCGCACCGCCGCCATCACCGGCGCGTACGTGGCCCTCGCCGACGCCGTGAGCTGGGCCCAGACCAAGAAGCTGGTCAAGGCGAACCGCCAGCCCCTCACCGGTACCGTCGCCGCCGTCTCCGTCGGCATCGTCGACGGCGCCCCCCTGCTCGACCTCTGCTACGAGGAGGACGTCCGCGCCGAGACCGACATGAACGTCGTCTGCACCGGCGACGGCCGCTTCGTCGAGGTCCAGGGCACCGCCGAGGCCGAGCCCTTCGACCGCAAGGAGCTCAACGCGCTCCTCGACCTTGCCACCGGCGGCTGCGCGGACCTCGCCGCGCTCCAGGTCGAGGCGCTGGGCCGCACCCTCGGCGAGTAA
- a CDS encoding PTS transporter subunit EIIC, whose protein sequence is MSTATATAAPAKKRGAGLFQGLQKVGRSLQLPIAVLPAAGILLRLGQDDVFGKDGLGWDKVAKVFATAGDAVFANMPLLFCIGVAIGFAKKADGSTALAALVGFLVYKNVLTAFPVTDAVVNTTKNNGVDVAATYNDPKVLGGIVMGLISAVVWQRFHRTKLVDWLGFFNGRRLVPILMAFIGTALGVFFGLVWGPIGDGITSFGEWMTDLGSVGAGIFGAVNRALLPVGMHQFVNTVAWQEIGTYTDPSGAVWHGDIQRFMHGDPSAGQFMTGFFPIMMFALPAVALAITHTARPERRKAVGGMMVSLALTSFVTGITEPIEFAFMFIAPVLYVIHAVLTAVSMAVTWALGVHHGFTFSAGAIDYLLNWKFAEKPWLIIPIGLVFAAIYYVVFRFAITKFNLTTPGREPEEEVEDLTKA, encoded by the coding sequence ATGAGTACGGCCACCGCTACGGCGGCGCCCGCGAAGAAGCGGGGTGCCGGCCTGTTCCAGGGTCTGCAGAAGGTCGGTCGCAGCCTGCAGCTGCCGATCGCCGTACTGCCCGCCGCGGGCATTCTGCTCCGCCTCGGCCAGGACGACGTCTTCGGCAAGGACGGTCTCGGCTGGGACAAGGTCGCCAAGGTCTTCGCGACCGCCGGTGACGCGGTCTTCGCCAACATGCCGCTGCTGTTCTGCATCGGTGTCGCGATCGGCTTCGCCAAGAAGGCCGACGGCTCCACCGCCCTGGCCGCGCTGGTCGGCTTCCTGGTCTACAAGAACGTGCTCACCGCGTTCCCGGTGACCGACGCCGTGGTCAACACGACCAAGAACAACGGTGTCGACGTCGCCGCCACCTACAACGACCCCAAGGTCCTCGGCGGCATCGTCATGGGCCTGATATCCGCGGTCGTGTGGCAGCGGTTCCACCGCACCAAGCTGGTGGACTGGCTCGGCTTCTTCAACGGCCGCCGCCTCGTCCCGATCCTCATGGCCTTCATCGGCACCGCGCTCGGCGTCTTCTTCGGCCTGGTCTGGGGTCCGATCGGTGACGGCATCACCTCCTTCGGCGAGTGGATGACCGACCTCGGCTCCGTCGGCGCCGGCATCTTCGGCGCGGTCAACCGCGCGCTGCTGCCCGTGGGCATGCACCAGTTCGTGAACACCGTCGCCTGGCAGGAGATCGGCACCTACACCGACCCGTCCGGCGCCGTCTGGCACGGTGACATCCAGCGCTTCATGCACGGCGACCCGAGCGCCGGACAGTTCATGACCGGCTTCTTCCCGATCATGATGTTCGCCCTCCCGGCCGTGGCCCTGGCCATCACCCACACCGCCCGTCCCGAGCGCCGCAAGGCCGTCGGCGGCATGATGGTCTCCCTCGCGCTCACCTCGTTCGTCACCGGCATCACCGAGCCGATCGAGTTCGCGTTCATGTTCATCGCGCCGGTCCTGTACGTGATCCACGCGGTCCTGACCGCCGTCTCCATGGCCGTCACCTGGGCGCTGGGCGTGCACCACGGCTTCACCTTCTCCGCCGGTGCCATCGACTACCTGCTGAACTGGAAGTTCGCGGAGAAGCCGTGGCTGATCATCCCGATCGGCCTGGTCTTCGCGGCGATCTACTACGTGGTCTTCCGCTTCGCGATCACCAAGTTCAACCTCACCACCCCGGGCCGCGAGCCCGAGGAGGAGGTCGAGGACCTGACGAAGGCGTGA
- a CDS encoding type II toxin-antitoxin system PemK/MazF family toxin, with protein MDTSWWIAVAAVVAAALVAAVVDGRGRVRPRPARPGGRVRPPGRPGGARPRGRGPQPGEIWWAEVPYEDGPGSKDRPCLVLSARGGGVLVAKITSKFHEEQAGVIPLPPGSVGDAQGRPSFLETDELREVGAGAFRRRVGVVDPTVWDQVRYLAG; from the coding sequence ATGGACACGTCCTGGTGGATCGCGGTGGCGGCGGTGGTCGCGGCCGCCCTCGTCGCCGCGGTGGTCGACGGGCGGGGGCGCGTACGGCCGCGGCCCGCCCGGCCCGGGGGGCGCGTACGGCCGCCCGGGCGGCCCGGCGGGGCCCGTCCGCGCGGGCGGGGGCCGCAGCCCGGGGAGATCTGGTGGGCGGAGGTGCCGTACGAGGACGGGCCCGGCTCGAAGGACCGGCCCTGCCTGGTGCTGTCCGCCCGGGGCGGCGGGGTGCTGGTCGCCAAGATCACCAGCAAGTTCCACGAGGAGCAGGCCGGGGTGATCCCGCTCCCGCCCGGCTCGGTCGGGGACGCGCAGGGACGGCCGAGCTTCCTGGAGACGGATGAGTTGCGGGAGGTGGGGGCGGGGGCGTTCCGGCGGCGGGTGGGGGTGGTGGACCCGACCGTGTGGGACCAGGTCCGCTACTTGGCGGGGTGA
- a CDS encoding recombinase family protein, which yields MENNENVSSPLTAPLRGVRCVRLSVRTDETTSPERQRESDDQAAAALGISFGEGAALREAVDLDVSASKVGPFERPQLGAWLKRPADFDALVFWRFDRAIRSMQDMHELAKWARTHRKMIIFAEGLGGTGRLVFDFRNPMDPMSELMMMMFAFAAQVETQSTSDRVTGAQAAMRKMPLRWRGGGKPSYGYLPAPMPKEHGGIGWTLVPDPIAVKVIERIIAALVSGLAPLAIARMLNADGVLSPSAHWAAYKARTKNNGAEPEESTSPKRKPAQWRDKTIIKMLTSPALLGWKLHRGNPVRDDQGNPVLAAETPILTREEFDQVGALLAPKPVTERPPVRKDSGALLLRVIHCDGCGSRMYLNKGYYSCSSYKYGSDCPAPSIVRADWAEQYVNSEFLRLVGPVQITRTTEIPGYDPQPEIDTTLAEFEEHQKQKGRQKSKTAQASWQRHADALDSRLAELESRKKTEPRRETIPTGRTYGGDWNSADTVARRTMLVDVGARLMVKRGTKGGWRKLDLRRVEFTITGDLDPAIEEAMAVADELATENNPDHAPTTGARAHRNLTPQTLATAA from the coding sequence ATGGAGAACAACGAAAACGTAAGTAGCCCGCTCACAGCGCCCCTTCGGGGTGTGCGCTGTGTCCGCCTGTCGGTGCGCACGGACGAGACCACCAGTCCCGAGCGTCAGCGTGAGTCCGACGATCAGGCGGCGGCAGCCCTCGGTATCAGCTTCGGCGAGGGCGCCGCACTGCGTGAAGCGGTCGACCTGGACGTGTCCGCGTCCAAGGTCGGCCCCTTCGAGCGTCCGCAGCTCGGCGCGTGGCTCAAGCGCCCCGCCGACTTCGACGCCCTGGTCTTCTGGCGCTTCGACCGCGCCATCCGGTCCATGCAAGACATGCACGAGCTTGCGAAGTGGGCCCGCACACACCGCAAGATGATCATTTTCGCCGAGGGGCTGGGCGGCACGGGGCGGCTCGTCTTCGACTTCCGCAACCCCATGGACCCCATGAGCGAACTCATGATGATGATGTTCGCGTTCGCGGCACAAGTCGAGACACAGTCCACCAGCGACCGCGTAACCGGCGCGCAAGCGGCCATGCGGAAGATGCCGCTTCGCTGGCGGGGCGGGGGCAAGCCCAGCTACGGCTACCTGCCCGCCCCCATGCCCAAGGAACACGGCGGCATCGGCTGGACACTCGTCCCCGACCCGATCGCAGTCAAGGTCATCGAGCGCATCATCGCCGCGCTGGTGTCCGGCCTCGCCCCGCTCGCCATCGCCCGGATGCTCAACGCTGACGGCGTCCTGTCCCCGTCCGCCCACTGGGCCGCTTACAAGGCCCGCACGAAGAACAACGGTGCAGAGCCCGAGGAAAGCACCTCTCCGAAGCGGAAGCCCGCACAGTGGCGGGACAAGACCATCATCAAGATGCTGACCAGCCCGGCACTGCTCGGGTGGAAGCTCCACCGTGGCAACCCGGTCCGCGACGACCAGGGCAACCCCGTCTTGGCTGCCGAAACCCCGATCCTCACCCGCGAGGAGTTCGACCAGGTCGGCGCGCTGCTGGCCCCCAAGCCCGTCACCGAGCGTCCGCCCGTGCGTAAGGACTCCGGGGCGCTGCTGCTGCGCGTCATCCACTGTGACGGCTGCGGCAGCCGCATGTACCTGAACAAGGGCTATTACTCGTGCTCGTCCTACAAGTACGGATCGGACTGCCCCGCCCCGTCCATCGTGCGTGCTGACTGGGCCGAGCAGTACGTGAACAGCGAGTTCCTCCGCCTGGTCGGCCCCGTACAGATCACCCGCACCACCGAGATACCCGGCTACGACCCACAGCCCGAGATTGACACCACCCTCGCCGAGTTCGAGGAACACCAGAAGCAGAAGGGACGCCAGAAGTCCAAGACCGCACAAGCATCCTGGCAGCGCCACGCGGACGCACTCGACTCCCGGCTAGCAGAACTGGAATCACGGAAGAAAACCGAACCCCGCCGCGAGACCATCCCGACCGGCCGCACCTACGGCGGCGACTGGAACAGCGCGGATACCGTGGCACGCCGCACCATGCTCGTGGACGTCGGGGCACGACTCATGGTCAAGCGCGGAACGAAGGGCGGGTGGCGGAAGCTCGACCTACGGCGCGTCGAGTTCACCATTACCGGGGATCTCGACCCCGCCATTGAAGAGGCCATGGCTGTGGCAGACGAACTTGCCACCGAGAACAACCCCGACCACGCCCCCACGACGGGGGCCAGGGCGCACCGCAACCTGACCCCGCAGACACTCGCCACAGCCGCGTAA